From Woronichinia naegeliana WA131, the proteins below share one genomic window:
- a CDS encoding deoxyribodipyrimidine photo-lyase: MNPLVLFWHRRDLRINDNLGLAKAREKSAKIVGIFCLDPQILAADDLAPARVTYLLGCLAELQTSYQQLGSQLLIFSGSPADILLNLAQVLGAKIVAWNLDCEPYAQKRDQLVATALRDQGIMVETGWDQLLHYPGEILSQNQQPYTVYTPFWKNWSQQPKARIASTPNGLDGLTPTELNLVESLDENFRSIPLPTATELGFIWPQTLPLEPGEKAAQAQLDWFVDQALSDYQEQRNFPAIAGTSQLSAALKFGAIGIRTIWQRTLDALENSRSEETNASIKTWQQELAWREFYQHCLYFFPALTTGAYRDLFKQFPWDNNPDYFQTWCDGKTGYPIVDAAMRQLNEKGWMHNRCRMIVASFLTKDLIINWQWGEKYFMQKLYDGDLAANNGGWQWSASSGMDPRPLRIFNPLTQAQKFDPEADYIRQWLPELRSLETSALLTGKISPLERRALGYYDPIVDHHQQQQAFKQRYNAVKDSQI; encoded by the coding sequence ATGAATCCCTTAGTCCTTTTTTGGCATCGTCGTGATCTACGAATCAATGATAATTTAGGTTTGGCCAAGGCACGGGAAAAAAGTGCAAAAATTGTTGGTATTTTCTGTCTCGATCCCCAAATTTTAGCCGCCGATGATTTAGCTCCCGCTAGGGTTACTTATTTACTGGGTTGTTTAGCCGAATTACAGACAAGTTATCAGCAATTAGGCAGTCAACTGTTAATTTTTTCGGGTTCCCCTGCGGATATTTTATTGAATTTAGCTCAAGTCTTAGGGGCAAAAATTGTAGCCTGGAATCTAGACTGTGAACCCTATGCCCAAAAACGAGATCAATTAGTGGCTACGGCTCTACGTGACCAGGGCATTATGGTAGAAACGGGTTGGGATCAACTGCTACATTATCCAGGCGAAATTTTATCTCAAAATCAACAACCCTATACAGTTTATACCCCTTTTTGGAAAAACTGGTCTCAACAACCTAAAGCCCGCATTGCATCCACTCCTAATGGTTTAGACGGTTTGACCCCAACAGAATTAAATTTAGTAGAAAGTTTAGATGAAAATTTCAGATCTATTCCCTTACCCACTGCGACGGAATTAGGCTTTATTTGGCCCCAGACTTTACCCTTAGAACCTGGAGAAAAAGCAGCCCAAGCTCAATTAGATTGGTTTGTGGATCAGGCTCTCAGTGATTATCAAGAACAACGCAATTTTCCCGCGATCGCCGGAACTTCTCAACTTAGTGCGGCTTTAAAATTTGGCGCGATCGGCATTCGGACAATTTGGCAAAGAACCTTAGACGCGCTGGAAAACAGTCGTAGTGAAGAAACCAATGCCAGTATTAAAACCTGGCAACAGGAGTTAGCTTGGCGAGAATTTTATCAACATTGTCTTTACTTTTTTCCAGCTTTGACCACAGGAGCCTATCGAGATCTTTTTAAACAATTTCCCTGGGATAATAATCCTGATTATTTTCAAACCTGGTGTGACGGAAAAACGGGTTATCCGATTGTTGATGCGGCCATGCGACAGTTAAATGAAAAGGGATGGATGCACAATCGTTGTCGGATGATCGTGGCTAGTTTTTTAACCAAGGATTTGATTATTAATTGGCAATGGGGGGAAAAATATTTTATGCAAAAACTCTATGATGGCGATCTTGCTGCCAATAATGGCGGTTGGCAATGGAGTGCTTCTAGTGGTATGGATCCCCGTCCTTTACGGATTTTTAATCCGCTTACCCAGGCCCAAAAGTTTGATCCTGAAGCTGATTATATTCGTCAATGGTTGCCCGAACTGCGATCGCTGGAAACGTCGGCTTTATTAACGGGAAAAATTTCTCCCTTGGAACGTCGTGCCTTGGGATACTATGACCCCATTGTGGATCATCATCAACAGCAACAGGCCTTTAAGCAAAGGTACAATGCGGTTAAAGATAGCCAGATTTGA
- a CDS encoding tetratricopeptide repeat protein produces the protein MLRWFWTGLTVLCLWLLVSFPLQAAELDLPSFTEEQLQAGEAIAQQAFEATEKGDFAQAESYWTTLITDFPTNPAVWSNRGNARVSQHKIAEAIEDFNQAILLAPDQPDSYLNRGAALEAQGNFQAAIADYNQVLAIDPQDPMAYNNRGNAEGGLGNWQQALTDFQKASEIAPNFAFARANTALALYEMGKKAEAIKTMRDLVRKYPMFPDMRAALTAALWTAGQQGEAESHWVAAVGMDSRYQNLDWVKEIRRWPPTMIAALDSFLNLQ, from the coding sequence ATGTTGCGTTGGTTTTGGACTGGATTAACCGTTTTGTGTCTTTGGCTGCTAGTCAGTTTTCCCCTCCAGGCGGCAGAACTTGACCTTCCCTCCTTCACAGAAGAACAATTACAGGCAGGGGAAGCGATCGCCCAACAAGCCTTTGAAGCCACCGAAAAGGGAGATTTTGCCCAGGCAGAAAGTTATTGGACAACTTTAATTACGGATTTTCCCACTAATCCGGCGGTCTGGAGCAACCGAGGTAATGCCAGGGTTAGCCAGCATAAAATAGCAGAAGCCATTGAGGATTTTAATCAAGCGATTCTCTTGGCCCCCGATCAGCCCGATTCCTATCTCAATCGCGGAGCCGCCCTCGAAGCCCAGGGCAATTTTCAAGCAGCGATCGCCGACTATAACCAGGTCTTAGCCATTGATCCCCAAGATCCCATGGCCTATAACAATCGTGGCAATGCGGAAGGGGGTTTAGGAAATTGGCAACAGGCCCTAACCGATTTTCAAAAAGCCTCAGAAATTGCCCCGAACTTTGCCTTTGCACGGGCCAATACAGCCTTAGCTCTCTACGAAATGGGGAAAAAAGCCGAAGCGATCAAAACCATGCGAGATCTGGTTCGTAAATATCCCATGTTTCCCGATATGCGAGCCGCTTTAACCGCAGCCCTCTGGACAGCCGGACAACAGGGAGAAGCCGAAAGTCATTGGGTAGCAGCCGTGGGCATGGATAGCCGTTATCAAAATTTAGATTGGGTCAAAGAAATTCGCCGTTGGCCACCGACCATGATTGCGGCTTTAGACAGTTTTCTCAACTTACAATAA
- a CDS encoding NUDIX hydrolase — protein MTSSNEPSLLLKERLRYQGRKFDFEVCQRRLPNGVEGECECIRHPGGALAVPLTADGRLILVNQYRFALQGRLLEFPAGTVEPTEDPAETIKRELEEETGYRAYQWRSLGKFPLAPGYSDEYIYAYLAQDLEKLAQPPQQDEDEDIEVVLMTFAEFEQAIVAGQAIDAKTITSYFLMKLSLAA, from the coding sequence ATGACATCGAGTAACGAGCCGAGTCTTTTGTTAAAAGAACGTTTGCGATATCAAGGTCGTAAATTTGACTTTGAAGTTTGTCAGCGTCGCTTACCCAATGGAGTAGAAGGTGAGTGTGAATGTATTCGTCATCCAGGAGGAGCTTTAGCGGTTCCCTTAACTGCTGATGGTCGTCTGATTTTAGTGAATCAATATCGATTTGCTCTGCAAGGACGTTTATTAGAATTTCCGGCTGGAACCGTTGAACCGACCGAAGATCCGGCGGAAACCATTAAGCGTGAACTGGAGGAGGAAACAGGCTATCGAGCTTACCAATGGCGATCGCTGGGAAAATTTCCCTTAGCACCAGGCTATTCCGATGAATATATTTATGCCTATTTAGCCCAGGATTTAGAAAAGTTAGCCCAACCGCCTCAACAGGATGAGGATGAAGATATTGAAGTGGTTTTGATGACCTTTGCTGAATTTGAACAGGCAATTGTAGCGGGTCAAGCCATTGATGCCAAAACCATTACGAGCTATTTTCTCATGAAACTGAGCTTGGCAGCATAA
- the purE gene encoding 5-(carboxyamino)imidazole ribonucleotide mutase: MTSPSPLIGIIMGSDSDLPTMQAAIAVCDDFTVACEVAIVSAHRTPERMVNYAKTARERGLKVIIAGAGGAAHLPGMVAALTTLPVIGVPIQTKTLQGIDSLYSIVQMPAGIPVATVAIGNAKNAGLLAVQILGAYEPRLQQQLQDYRQALQDLVLEKQALLEDVGYQAYLQEMGNNGV; this comes from the coding sequence ATGACTTCTCCTTCTCCCCTTATCGGCATCATCATGGGCAGTGATTCCGATCTACCAACCATGCAAGCGGCGATCGCGGTGTGTGATGATTTTACGGTTGCCTGCGAAGTGGCCATTGTCTCGGCCCATCGTACCCCAGAAAGAATGGTGAACTATGCAAAAACCGCTAGGGAAAGAGGTTTAAAGGTCATTATTGCCGGAGCAGGTGGAGCCGCCCATTTACCTGGTATGGTGGCAGCCTTAACAACGTTACCCGTGATTGGTGTTCCGATTCAAACCAAAACCCTTCAAGGGATTGATTCTCTCTATTCCATTGTGCAAATGCCGGCGGGAATTCCTGTGGCCACAGTGGCGATCGGTAATGCTAAAAATGCGGGTTTGCTGGCCGTGCAAATTTTAGGAGCCTATGAACCCCGTCTTCAGCAACAACTTCAAGATTATCGTCAGGCTCTGCAAGATCTGGTTTTAGAAAAACAAGCTTTGCTAGAAGATGTTGGTTATCAGGCCTATCTCCAGGAGATGGGTAATAATGGGGTCTAA